From Myxococcales bacterium, the proteins below share one genomic window:
- a CDS encoding UvrD-helicase domain-containing protein, protein MTLADTSAREAIRNELDTTLVVEAAAGSGKTTELVRRVVALVESGRAKLSTLVAVTFTEKAAGEMKLRLRTAIERARARHDEADPIRRRLDLAIRELEVAHIGTIHSFCAEILRERPIEAGIDPLFVVCDEGEARRLYGESFDTWFQGVLAEPKESFPGVHRVLRRRSRDEGPREALFDAGYRLVDQRDFDAPWTRPTLDRDGRVAALLADLRELGALALRADDKRSDPNDAAWVYLSLDAIRRFVADVDRKEATRGGERDLDGLEAELRALSRERLWGWKGFGRLFEKASGLTREDVIARRTAVKAKLDAYLVDADADLAALLREELRPLVDAYESRKREAGKLDFLDLLTKTRELLRRREDVRRDLRARYTHVLVDEFQDTDPLQAEILRTLGRAPGDDEGAKVVPGKLFFVGDPKQSIYRFRRADVAFYEAEKRALVAEGAKVVHLTTSFRATCDIQSVVNAAFAPAMRATVDGSQAEYVPLAPYRNDTTSEPSVVALPVPKPYSDKIGKVTSYAVEDSLPDAVGAFVSWLVTTSGYTVPATEAERREGKGPRVPIRPDHVCLLFKRFSSFGGDTTRPYVRALEARRVPHVLVGGRGFFEREEVLALRNAANCIEFPFDEMATYATLRGPLFALTDSAIFGYRSAARTLDSRKVGSVTALDEHAQPVAEALAVLRDLHRTRNRRPFADTLAELLERTRAHAGFAIWPTGEQALANVLRMLDLARRATHAAGVHSFRAFVDKLERDADRGQVSEAMVVEEDASGVRMMTVHRAKGLEFPVVVLVDPTARATHSEPSRLVDGEKGLFAAPLCGASPLELSRERDRILRHDAEEALRLLYVATTRAKDMLVVPIVGDGPLDESWLSPLWPALHPARPGSPLDRPTPVPFGSDSVVHRPEKARVVSTVRPGWHTPKAGSHTVLVFDPHALELGKDDEAGLRQQKLLAADERGLSDESRARHEAWVARREKTRRDGARPSVRVVTPTELKEQLASSPSEVPVEVAEVPRSRIARPHGKRFGVLVHALLAEVPLGETYDDESLPLLARSFARGLGATVDEVDAAIETARTALGHDVFRRALRSGDVRREVTVTQTRADGSLLEGVVDLVFLDEDGTYVVVDYKTDLDVTPRLASYEAQVALYGAAIRDATGREVRGVVLVV, encoded by the coding sequence ATGACGCTCGCCGACACGTCCGCGCGGGAAGCGATCCGAAACGAGCTCGACACGACGCTCGTGGTCGAGGCCGCCGCTGGCTCCGGCAAGACGACCGAGCTCGTACGCCGCGTCGTCGCTCTCGTCGAATCGGGCCGGGCCAAGCTCTCCACCCTCGTCGCCGTCACCTTCACCGAGAAGGCCGCGGGGGAGATGAAGCTCCGGCTGCGCACGGCGATCGAGCGGGCTCGCGCACGGCACGACGAGGCCGATCCGATCCGCCGGCGGCTCGACCTGGCGATCCGCGAGCTCGAGGTGGCCCACATCGGCACCATCCACTCGTTCTGCGCCGAGATCCTCCGCGAGCGCCCCATCGAGGCGGGCATCGACCCGCTCTTCGTCGTGTGCGACGAGGGCGAGGCGCGCCGGCTCTACGGGGAGTCCTTCGATACGTGGTTCCAGGGCGTCCTCGCCGAGCCGAAGGAGAGCTTCCCTGGCGTCCATCGCGTGCTCCGGCGACGCTCCCGGGACGAGGGCCCGCGCGAGGCGCTCTTCGATGCCGGCTACCGCCTGGTCGACCAGCGCGACTTCGACGCCCCGTGGACGCGCCCCACCCTCGACCGCGACGGTCGTGTCGCTGCGCTGCTCGCGGACCTTCGTGAGCTCGGCGCGCTCGCTCTCCGCGCCGACGACAAACGCTCGGATCCCAACGACGCGGCGTGGGTGTACCTCTCGCTCGACGCCATTCGGAGATTCGTCGCCGACGTCGACCGAAAGGAAGCGACCCGCGGGGGTGAGCGGGATCTCGACGGGCTGGAGGCCGAGCTGCGTGCGCTCTCGCGAGAGCGGCTCTGGGGGTGGAAAGGCTTCGGGAGGCTCTTCGAGAAGGCCTCCGGGCTCACCCGCGAGGACGTCATCGCGCGGCGCACGGCGGTGAAGGCGAAGCTCGACGCGTACCTCGTCGACGCGGACGCCGACCTCGCCGCGCTCCTCCGCGAAGAGCTACGCCCGCTCGTCGACGCCTACGAGAGCCGGAAGCGCGAGGCGGGCAAGCTCGACTTTTTGGACCTCCTCACGAAGACCCGGGAGCTCCTTCGCCGGCGCGAGGACGTCCGACGGGACCTCCGCGCGCGCTACACCCACGTCCTCGTCGATGAGTTCCAAGACACGGATCCCCTCCAGGCCGAGATTCTGCGCACCCTGGGGCGCGCGCCGGGCGACGACGAGGGCGCGAAGGTCGTGCCCGGCAAGCTCTTTTTCGTGGGAGATCCGAAGCAGAGCATCTACCGGTTCCGCCGGGCCGACGTCGCCTTCTACGAAGCCGAAAAGCGCGCGCTCGTCGCCGAGGGCGCGAAGGTCGTCCACTTGACCACGAGCTTCCGCGCGACGTGCGACATCCAGAGCGTGGTGAACGCCGCCTTCGCTCCCGCCATGCGCGCGACGGTCGACGGCTCTCAAGCCGAGTACGTGCCGCTGGCCCCTTACCGAAACGACACGACGAGCGAGCCGAGCGTCGTCGCGCTGCCGGTCCCCAAGCCGTACTCGGACAAGATCGGCAAGGTGACGAGCTACGCGGTCGAAGATTCGCTGCCCGACGCCGTCGGTGCGTTCGTTTCGTGGCTGGTAACGACGAGCGGCTATACCGTCCCGGCGACCGAGGCGGAGCGGCGGGAGGGCAAGGGCCCGCGCGTGCCGATACGGCCCGACCACGTGTGTCTGCTCTTCAAGCGGTTCTCGTCGTTCGGCGGCGACACGACGCGACCCTACGTGCGGGCGCTCGAAGCGAGGCGCGTCCCCCACGTGCTCGTCGGAGGGCGCGGCTTCTTCGAACGTGAGGAGGTCCTGGCGCTCCGTAACGCCGCGAATTGCATCGAGTTTCCGTTCGACGAGATGGCGACCTACGCGACGCTGCGCGGGCCCTTGTTCGCCCTGACGGACTCGGCGATCTTCGGGTACCGCTCCGCGGCCCGCACCCTCGACTCACGAAAGGTCGGGTCGGTCACGGCGCTCGACGAGCACGCCCAACCCGTGGCCGAGGCCCTCGCGGTGCTCCGCGACCTCCATCGAACCAGGAACCGTCGCCCCTTCGCCGACACGCTCGCCGAGCTGCTCGAGCGGACGCGCGCGCACGCGGGATTCGCCATCTGGCCCACCGGAGAGCAAGCGCTCGCCAACGTCCTTCGGATGCTCGATCTCGCGCGGCGGGCGACCCACGCGGCGGGCGTCCACTCGTTCCGCGCCTTCGTGGACAAGCTCGAACGCGACGCCGACCGAGGGCAGGTCTCGGAGGCCATGGTCGTCGAAGAGGACGCCTCCGGAGTGCGGATGATGACCGTCCACCGCGCGAAGGGGCTCGAATTTCCCGTGGTCGTCCTCGTAGATCCCACCGCCCGCGCGACCCACAGCGAGCCGTCACGGCTCGTCGACGGGGAAAAGGGGCTCTTCGCGGCCCCGCTCTGCGGCGCGAGCCCCCTCGAGCTTTCGCGCGAGCGAGACCGCATCCTGCGCCACGATGCGGAAGAAGCGCTGCGTCTGCTCTACGTCGCGACCACGCGCGCCAAGGACATGTTGGTCGTCCCGATCGTCGGCGACGGGCCCCTCGACGAGAGCTGGCTCTCCCCCCTTTGGCCGGCTCTTCACCCCGCGAGGCCCGGGAGCCCGCTCGATCGGCCTACCCCCGTGCCCTTCGGGAGCGACAGCGTCGTCCATCGCCCCGAGAAGGCGAGGGTCGTCTCCACGGTGCGTCCCGGCTGGCACACGCCCAAGGCCGGATCGCACACGGTGCTGGTCTTCGATCCGCACGCCCTCGAGCTCGGAAAGGACGACGAGGCCGGGCTCCGCCAACAGAAGCTCCTCGCGGCCGACGAGCGCGGCCTGTCCGACGAGAGCCGAGCCCGACACGAGGCGTGGGTGGCGCGCCGAGAGAAGACGCGCCGCGACGGGGCGCGCCCGAGCGTCAGGGTCGTCACTCCGACCGAGCTCAAGGAGCAGCTCGCCTCGTCCCCTTCGGAGGTCCCCGTGGAGGTCGCCGAGGTACCTCGCTCGCGCATCGCCCGCCCTCACGGGAAGCGGTTCGGAGTGCTCGTGCACGCCCTGCTCGCCGAGGTTCCGCTCGGGGAGACGTACGACGACGAATCCCTCCCGCTGCTCGCGCGCTCCTTTGCGCGCGGTCTCGGCGCGACGGTCGACGAGGTCGACGCTGCCATCGAGACCGCCCGCACGGCGCTCGGCCACGACGTGTTTCGTAGGGCCCTCCGCTCGGGCGACGTGAGACGCGAGGTCACGGTCACGCAGACGCGCGCGGACGGGTCGCTCCTCGAGGGGGTGGTCGATCTCGTCTTTCTGGACGAGGACGGCACCTACGTGGTCGTCGACTACAAGACGGACCTCGACGTGACCCCGCGGCTCGCCTCCTACGAGGCGCAAGTAGCGCTCTACGGGGCAGCCATCCGAGACGCGACGGGCCGCGAGGTCCGTGGTGTGGTGCTCGTGGTATGA
- a CDS encoding Zn-dependent oligopeptidase, translating into MRARPPSLFVFAPLLLTLGACAPSSPHIEGPVAAKPSATAPARPAPTTAPSPPPPPTPLALDVDPTEFFDGADKLRALCHGSLATAEAKLAEVRKLAAAPDGALTTESVLGAIDDARLATKNAGDFSALMAVAHPDAAARKVAEECEPLAGSFETSFYLDKVVADVVARFAGRVTKGDVKLASPELQRMLTHLRRDYRRNGLELDAKAQTRLRELNGEITRLGQEFENNIAASTATLPATPKDLEGLPQSYLDAHKPGPDGTITISTDYPDYFPVLQYAKNRAFALELYKRFDNRAADKNVALLEKLLVARDEKAKLLGYATWADYVLEPRMAQSPKEVAGFLEGLRTHIAKKGDEEMAELRAMHAKLGGKKDDPIFASDRTYLEDRVRKAKYGLDSKEVSEYFEVSKVKAGLLAITSKIFGITFRAASVPKWHADVEPMDVLDGEGRLLGRFYFDLYPRPGKYKHAAVFSIRDTKKMSDGKRLLPIAAIECNFPRPGGEAPALMSHQDATTFFHEFGHVLHHLLSRTETVTFSGTSVARDFVEAPSQMLEEWAWDKSTLALFARHYKTDAPLPAALHEKMLRARGFGRALATQRQLFLAALDQTYHTRKPPFETTPVLAEVQAKYTPFKYVEGTHFQGTFGHLVGYDAGYYGYQWALSIARDLFTRFSAAGLLDPKTAADYRARVLERGGSADADELVRDFLGRPRSDAAYKAFLVGGSAPVAKGSR; encoded by the coding sequence ATGCGCGCCCGCCCCCCCAGTCTCTTCGTCTTCGCCCCGTTGCTCTTGACTCTCGGGGCGTGCGCACCTTCATCTCCTCACATCGAGGGTCCTGTCGCAGCGAAGCCGAGCGCGACCGCGCCGGCCCGGCCTGCGCCCACGACCGCGCCGAGCCCTCCGCCGCCGCCCACGCCGCTCGCCCTCGACGTCGATCCCACCGAGTTCTTCGACGGCGCGGACAAGCTCCGCGCCCTGTGCCATGGGTCGCTCGCGACCGCGGAGGCCAAGCTCGCGGAGGTTCGAAAGCTCGCGGCGGCGCCCGACGGCGCGCTCACCACCGAGTCCGTGCTCGGGGCCATCGACGACGCGCGCCTCGCGACCAAGAACGCGGGAGACTTCAGCGCGCTCATGGCCGTCGCGCACCCCGATGCCGCGGCCCGCAAGGTCGCCGAAGAGTGCGAGCCGCTCGCGGGCAGCTTCGAGACCTCGTTCTACCTCGACAAGGTCGTGGCCGACGTCGTCGCACGATTCGCGGGCCGCGTCACGAAGGGAGACGTGAAGCTCGCGTCTCCCGAGCTTCAGCGCATGCTCACGCACCTCCGCCGCGACTACCGGCGAAACGGGCTCGAGCTCGACGCGAAGGCGCAGACCCGCCTGCGAGAGCTGAACGGCGAAATCACGCGCCTCGGGCAAGAGTTCGAGAACAACATCGCGGCCTCCACGGCGACCCTCCCCGCGACCCCGAAGGACCTCGAGGGGCTCCCTCAGAGCTACCTCGACGCCCACAAGCCGGGCCCCGATGGCACGATCACGATCAGCACCGACTACCCGGACTACTTCCCGGTGCTCCAGTACGCGAAGAACCGCGCGTTCGCCCTCGAGCTCTACAAGCGGTTCGACAACCGCGCCGCCGACAAGAACGTCGCGCTCCTCGAGAAGCTCCTCGTCGCGCGCGACGAGAAGGCGAAGCTCCTCGGGTACGCGACCTGGGCCGACTACGTGCTCGAGCCCCGCATGGCGCAGTCCCCCAAGGAGGTCGCCGGGTTCCTCGAGGGGCTCCGCACGCACATCGCCAAGAAGGGCGACGAAGAGATGGCGGAGCTTCGAGCGATGCACGCGAAGCTCGGAGGAAAGAAGGACGATCCCATCTTCGCCTCGGATCGCACCTACCTCGAGGATCGCGTGAGAAAAGCGAAGTACGGGCTCGATTCGAAAGAAGTGAGCGAGTACTTCGAGGTCTCGAAGGTCAAGGCCGGTCTCCTCGCAATCACGAGCAAGATCTTCGGCATCACGTTCCGGGCGGCGAGCGTCCCGAAGTGGCACGCCGACGTCGAGCCGATGGACGTGCTCGATGGCGAGGGTAGGCTCCTCGGCCGCTTCTACTTCGACCTCTACCCGAGGCCCGGCAAGTACAAACACGCCGCCGTGTTCTCCATCCGGGACACGAAGAAGATGAGCGATGGCAAGAGGCTCCTCCCGATCGCGGCCATCGAGTGCAACTTCCCTCGGCCGGGCGGCGAGGCCCCCGCGTTGATGAGCCATCAGGACGCGACCACGTTCTTCCACGAGTTCGGGCACGTCCTCCACCACCTGCTGAGCCGCACCGAAACGGTGACCTTCTCGGGCACGAGCGTCGCGCGCGATTTCGTCGAGGCGCCTTCGCAGATGCTGGAGGAGTGGGCGTGGGACAAATCGACGCTCGCGCTCTTCGCGCGTCACTACAAGACGGACGCGCCCTTGCCCGCCGCGCTCCACGAAAAAATGCTGCGCGCTCGCGGGTTCGGACGCGCGCTCGCGACGCAGCGTCAGCTCTTCCTCGCCGCGCTGGACCAGACGTACCACACGCGAAAACCGCCCTTCGAGACGACGCCGGTCCTCGCCGAGGTCCAAGCCAAGTACACCCCGTTCAAGTACGTCGAGGGCACGCACTTCCAGGGCACGTTCGGTCACCTCGTCGGGTACGACGCCGGGTACTACGGGTACCAATGGGCTCTCTCGATCGCGCGCGACCTCTTCACGCGCTTCTCCGCCGCGGGGCTGCTCGACCCGAAGACCGCCGCCGACTACCGAGCGAGGGTGCTCGAGCGGGGCGGGAGCGCCGACGCCGACGAGCTCGTCCGAGACTTCCTCGGGCGCCCCCGCAGCGACGCCGCCTACAAGGCCTTCCTCGTCGGCGGGAGCGCACCCGTGGCCAAGGGCTCACGATGA
- a CDS encoding DUF2330 domain-containing protein — MSLRRLARVGIAVAASLTALRSTDARACMPAPPPNHFVRVADEAALITYDEATKTEHFVRRASFETDTTDFGFVVPVPSRPTLSEADPSVFQRLEELTRPPIVYSHRISGVDPTPLFLMTFAMRSAVVSAPAPVTVLDQLTVAGYDAAILEATSPTALSEWLSSHGYASSPETAEWVAPYVEKKWLFVALRIAPKGAAPAPSAPRRVGSGLVDIAFRTEAPFYPYREPASARAGTAGTTRSLAVYYIGGERVKGTLGASATWAGATTFAKRLDADVSGAPTPTKGRVLTAFVDRASPRPGTDEVYFHRADTSADLVPPPMEIVIGDKVPVPIDVVLVVGGGLALVARTIRKRRDRGR, encoded by the coding sequence ATGAGCCTCCGCCGCCTCGCGAGGGTGGGCATCGCGGTCGCGGCCTCGTTGACCGCGCTCCGCTCGACCGACGCGCGGGCCTGCATGCCCGCTCCGCCACCGAACCACTTCGTGCGTGTCGCCGACGAAGCCGCCCTCATCACGTACGACGAGGCGACGAAGACCGAGCACTTCGTGAGGCGTGCCTCGTTCGAAACCGACACGACCGACTTCGGCTTCGTGGTGCCGGTGCCGTCGAGGCCCACGCTCTCCGAGGCCGACCCTTCCGTGTTCCAGCGCCTCGAGGAGCTCACGCGCCCCCCCATCGTGTACTCCCACAGGATCTCCGGCGTCGATCCGACACCGCTCTTCCTCATGACGTTCGCGATGCGCTCGGCGGTCGTGTCGGCGCCGGCGCCCGTCACGGTCCTCGACCAGCTGACGGTCGCGGGGTACGACGCCGCCATCCTCGAGGCCACGAGCCCGACCGCCCTGTCCGAGTGGCTCTCGAGCCACGGCTACGCGAGCTCCCCCGAGACCGCCGAGTGGGTCGCCCCGTACGTCGAGAAAAAGTGGCTCTTCGTCGCCCTGCGAATCGCGCCGAAGGGCGCCGCCCCCGCACCGTCGGCGCCACGGCGGGTCGGCTCCGGGCTCGTCGACATCGCCTTTCGAACGGAGGCGCCCTTCTACCCGTACCGCGAGCCGGCGAGCGCGCGGGCGGGCACGGCGGGGACGACTCGATCTCTCGCGGTGTACTACATCGGCGGAGAGAGAGTGAAAGGTACGCTGGGCGCGAGCGCGACGTGGGCCGGGGCGACGACGTTCGCCAAACGTCTCGACGCCGATGTCTCGGGCGCGCCGACGCCGACGAAGGGGCGCGTGCTGACGGCGTTCGTCGACCGCGCCTCGCCACGCCCAGGGACCGACGAGGTCTACTTTCACCGCGCCGATACGAGCGCCGACCTCGTCCCGCCGCCGATGGAGATCGTGATCGGGGACAAGGTGCCCGTACCGATCGACGTCGTGCTCGTCGTCGGCGGCGGGCTCGCGCTCGTCGCGAGGACGATCCGCAAGCGGCGCGACCGAGGGCGCTGA
- a CDS encoding Hsp70 family protein encodes MSVVGIDLGTTNTVVASMRSGRVNVLGDESGQRLLPSVVSFHPNGEVLVGNPAKARRAMDPRNTVASHKRLLGRSWNSPEIVQARSRVPYELREGPAQGPLVHARGKDYTLPEISAFVLKRAKQIAETALGEPVMRAVITVPAHFNELQRASTKVAGRVSGLEVLRILNEPTAAALAYGLGRVGSERIAVYDFGGGTFDCTLLDLNNNVFEVLATAGDTFLGGDDVDAAIAERMAERLLKQHRIDAKADPGTWERLRAAAEELKIHLSTRDQAQVKINDLGYGVGGAALALTFAMTRGELDQLIQPLVDRTFRVTQDALALARLTPTSFDKVVLVGGSSRIPLVRRRVEAFFGAPPMDRINPDEVVAMGAAIQASALTDGAGKRPIPAPPPVPSANPHTLRGLQDEEFTQVKPPSTASAPPYATGSAPPPLGQRESNPPYASRSAPPPLGDTTSTGVTHDANRFGSVSGAIHDPRRDDEPSIPSFSGAPVPPHSEFYEAVKGSRPRLDEIEDSEAGWVTADDEEDSATLTGSSPPLAAQTGEFGTLDEPPSLVSSISGQGMARVPSFDDLGDTAAVPGGTFGEIRDLSLISSSGISSPSLTGVGPSSEEMDTNQQPAPVLAMKGAPPPSIPEIPFGPMAEFTPRPAPSPAVPSKKPSAAKTAPLAARNDPRAEPADPRKTTDPYGGFAAKGGPPGVPGTGARPNPLKSTDPMGGSPKRTDPLLGQRAQQATTQPLAPPQAVIPTSRPAPMAPGPEAFPSSPPPLPPGPPQGPRMTRNLPAQNVPPEAFRSSPPPVPAPAPPGVGVGAGGGASAFAGASGAYPAAAGSGGFPAQSGGFPAITPDYPVQHAQIHAQPHVTAPMPGFGSAPPPMMQGMPQPTMQGMPQPTMQGMQPHMMQGMPQGPMMGQPMGAPGMMPGMSPYGGMPAPSMAPPVLVDVTPRALVVETAGGFCDTVIPRNAKIPCERTRKFSTGRDHQTSVRVRVAQGESSVFAQNTYLGEVELSGLRPAGRGEVTVAVTFELDADGTLKVRAADSQTGHEARATLRLLGVADEESVVDMIQRMGEPSPGLRV; translated from the coding sequence GTGAGCGTCGTAGGCATCGATCTCGGGACGACCAACACGGTCGTGGCATCCATGCGGTCCGGCCGCGTCAACGTCCTCGGTGACGAGTCCGGCCAGCGGCTCCTGCCCTCGGTCGTCTCGTTTCATCCGAACGGCGAGGTCCTCGTCGGCAATCCGGCCAAGGCTCGGCGCGCGATGGACCCGCGCAACACGGTCGCGAGCCACAAGCGGCTCCTCGGGCGCTCGTGGAACAGCCCCGAGATCGTCCAGGCGCGCTCTCGTGTGCCCTACGAGCTCCGCGAGGGGCCCGCCCAAGGCCCGCTCGTGCACGCGCGAGGAAAAGACTACACCCTGCCCGAGATCAGCGCGTTCGTGCTGAAGCGCGCCAAACAGATCGCGGAGACGGCGCTCGGCGAGCCGGTCATGCGGGCGGTCATCACGGTGCCTGCGCACTTCAACGAGCTTCAGCGAGCGTCCACCAAGGTCGCCGGCCGCGTCTCGGGCCTCGAGGTGCTGCGCATCCTGAACGAGCCGACGGCCGCCGCGCTCGCCTATGGGCTCGGGCGCGTGGGCAGCGAGCGAATCGCCGTCTACGACTTCGGCGGTGGCACGTTCGACTGCACCCTGCTCGATCTCAACAACAACGTCTTCGAGGTGCTCGCGACCGCGGGCGACACCTTCCTCGGCGGCGACGACGTGGACGCCGCGATCGCGGAGCGCATGGCCGAGCGCTTGCTCAAGCAGCACCGCATCGACGCGAAGGCCGATCCGGGCACGTGGGAGCGCCTCCGCGCCGCGGCCGAAGAGCTGAAGATCCACCTTTCCACGCGCGACCAGGCCCAGGTCAAGATCAACGACCTCGGCTACGGAGTCGGGGGCGCGGCGCTCGCGCTCACCTTCGCGATGACCCGCGGCGAGCTCGACCAGCTCATCCAACCGCTCGTCGATCGTACGTTCCGCGTCACCCAGGACGCGCTCGCGCTCGCCCGCCTCACCCCGACCTCGTTCGACAAGGTGGTGCTCGTCGGCGGGAGCTCGCGCATTCCCCTCGTGCGTCGGAGGGTCGAGGCCTTCTTCGGGGCGCCGCCGATGGACCGCATCAACCCGGACGAGGTCGTCGCGATGGGTGCGGCAATCCAAGCCTCGGCGTTGACGGACGGAGCCGGCAAGCGGCCCATCCCGGCGCCTCCCCCGGTCCCCTCCGCGAACCCGCACACGCTCCGCGGCCTCCAGGACGAAGAGTTCACGCAGGTGAAGCCGCCTTCGACGGCGTCGGCGCCTCCCTACGCGACCGGCTCCGCGCCCCCGCCCCTCGGGCAGCGCGAGTCGAATCCTCCGTACGCGTCTCGCTCGGCGCCTCCGCCACTCGGCGATACCACCTCCACCGGGGTGACACACGACGCCAACCGCTTCGGGAGCGTCTCCGGCGCCATCCACGACCCACGGCGCGACGACGAGCCCAGCATCCCCTCGTTCTCGGGTGCGCCCGTCCCTCCTCACTCCGAGTTCTACGAGGCGGTCAAGGGCTCGCGCCCGCGCCTCGACGAGATCGAGGACTCGGAGGCTGGGTGGGTCACGGCCGACGACGAAGAGGACAGCGCGACGCTCACGGGATCGAGCCCCCCTCTCGCGGCGCAGACCGGCGAGTTCGGCACGCTCGACGAGCCGCCCTCGCTCGTGAGCTCGATCAGCGGCCAGGGAATGGCCCGTGTGCCGAGCTTCGACGACCTCGGGGATACCGCGGCCGTCCCCGGCGGAACGTTCGGCGAGATTCGCGACCTCAGCCTGATCTCGAGCTCGGGCATCTCCTCTCCTTCTCTCACGGGCGTCGGGCCGAGCTCGGAGGAGATGGACACGAACCAGCAGCCGGCGCCCGTGCTCGCCATGAAGGGCGCGCCGCCTCCCAGCATCCCCGAAATTCCCTTCGGCCCGATGGCCGAGTTCACACCGCGCCCTGCCCCGAGCCCCGCCGTCCCCTCGAAGAAACCCTCGGCGGCCAAGACGGCTCCGCTCGCCGCTCGGAACGATCCGCGCGCGGAGCCCGCCGATCCCCGCAAGACGACCGATCCGTACGGAGGCTTCGCGGCGAAGGGAGGCCCCCCCGGGGTGCCGGGCACCGGCGCTCGACCGAACCCGCTGAAGTCGACCGACCCGATGGGCGGCTCGCCGAAGCGCACGGATCCTCTCCTCGGTCAGCGCGCGCAGCAGGCGACGACCCAGCCCCTCGCCCCGCCCCAAGCCGTCATTCCGACGTCGCGCCCTGCCCCGATGGCCCCTGGCCCCGAGGCCTTCCCGTCCTCGCCACCGCCGCTCCCTCCCGGGCCCCCTCAAGGTCCACGGATGACGCGGAATCTCCCCGCCCAGAACGTCCCGCCCGAGGCCTTCCGTTCGTCTCCCCCTCCCGTTCCTGCGCCAGCGCCTCCCGGGGTGGGGGTCGGGGCGGGCGGTGGCGCGAGCGCCTTCGCGGGCGCCTCGGGAGCGTACCCCGCGGCGGCGGGCAGCGGCGGATTCCCGGCTCAGTCGGGCGGCTTCCCCGCGATCACGCCCGATTATCCCGTGCAACATGCACAGATCCACGCCCAGCCCCATGTGACGGCGCCCATGCCGGGTTTCGGCTCGGCCCCGCCGCCCATGATGCAGGGCATGCCGCAGCCCACCATGCAGGGCATGCCGCAGCCCACCATGCAGGGCATGCAGCCCCACATGATGCAGGGCATGCCGCAGGGCCCGATGATGGGTCAACCCATGGGTGCCCCGGGAATGATGCCGGGGATGTCTCCCTACGGCGGCATGCCGGCGCCGAGCATGGCGCCCCCCGTCCTCGTCGACGTCACCCCGCGCGCGCTCGTCGTCGAGACCGCGGGTGGGTTCTGCGACACCGTCATCCCTCGAAACGCCAAGATCCCTTGCGAGCGAACCCGAAAATTCTCGACGGGGCGCGACCATCAAACGTCCGTCCGTGTGCGCGTCGCCCAGGGCGAGAGCTCCGTTTTCGCTCAGAACACGTACCTCGGTGAGGTCGAGCTCTCCGGCCTTCGCCCCGCGGGGCGCGGGGAGGTCACCGTGGCCGTGACGTTCGAGCTCGACGCCGACGGCACCCTCAAGGTCCGCGCGGCCGACAGCCAGACCGGGCACGAGGCACGCGCGACGCTCCGGTTGCTCGGCGTCGCGGACGAAGAGTCCGTCGTCGACATGATCCAGCGTATGGGCGAGCCCTCGCCGGGCCTCCGGGTGTGA
- a CDS encoding DnaJ domain-containing protein — protein MDAQALSGWLAVLDKLSYYDLLGVPKSATHDDLRRAFHAFAETFHPDAHRARPPNEQGAVETIFKRGAEAFRVLSEPGLRAQYDQALTLVTDQGSARAAVATRTVTTNSIAPAPARLLDTVRSPGARPFVLRAEELAKKGDFKQAKLQLTMALHMERGNVRLEAFAKELDENAKKQAADEKSNWKK, from the coding sequence ATGGATGCCCAGGCTCTTTCCGGATGGCTCGCCGTCCTCGACAAGCTCTCGTATTACGACCTCCTCGGAGTACCGAAGTCGGCCACGCACGACGACCTTCGGCGCGCCTTCCACGCCTTCGCCGAGACGTTCCACCCCGACGCCCACCGCGCACGGCCGCCGAACGAACAAGGCGCGGTCGAGACGATCTTCAAGCGAGGCGCCGAGGCGTTCAGGGTGCTCTCGGAGCCGGGTCTGCGGGCGCAGTACGATCAGGCGCTGACCCTCGTCACGGACCAGGGCAGCGCTCGCGCGGCCGTCGCGACGCGCACGGTCACGACCAACAGCATCGCCCCTGCCCCCGCGAGGCTCCTCGACACGGTGCGCTCCCCGGGCGCGCGCCCCTTCGTCTTGCGGGCCGAGGAGCTCGCGAAGAAGGGCGACTTCAAACAAGCGAAGCTCCAGCTCACGATGGCGCTCCACATGGAACGCGGGAACGTGAGGCTCGAGGCCTTCGCGAAAGAGCTCGACGAGAACGCGAAGAAACAAGCGGCCGACGAAAAGTCGAACTGGAAAAAGTAG